In Flavivirga abyssicola, the following are encoded in one genomic region:
- a CDS encoding glycine--tRNA ligase: MANQDDQFKKVISHAKEYGYVFQSSEIYDGLSAVYDYAQNGAELKKNIRDYWWKAMVQMNENIVGIDAAIFMHPTTWKASGHVDAFNDPLIDNKDSKKRYRADVLVEDYCAKIEAKIDKEVAKAKKRFGDAFNKEEFVSTNGRVVGYQEKINTTLSRMAKSLENEDLADVKALIEELGIADPLTGSKNWTDVKQFNLMFGTKLGASADSAMDLYLRPETAQGIFVNFLNVQKTGRMKIPFGIAQTGKAFRNEIVARQFIFRMREFEQMEMQFFIKPGTQKEWYEHWKETRLKWHLSLGMGADNYRFHDHEKLAHYADAASDIEFKFPFGFKELEGIHSRTDFDLKAHEEHSGKKLQYFDHEDNASYTPYVLETSIGLDRMFLAVFSNSLQEEALENGTTRTVLKLPSVLAPVKAAILPLVKKDGLPDVARKIVDDLKWDFNVIYDEKDAVGRRYRRQDANGTPFCITVDHDSLKDNTVTIRHRDTMEQQRVKIEDLREIIKKEVDVRSWLMKM, from the coding sequence ATGGCAAATCAAGACGATCAATTTAAGAAGGTTATTTCCCATGCGAAAGAGTATGGATACGTGTTTCAAAGTAGCGAAATATATGATGGATTAAGTGCAGTATATGACTATGCACAAAACGGTGCAGAGTTAAAGAAAAACATACGCGATTACTGGTGGAAAGCAATGGTACAGATGAATGAAAACATTGTAGGTATAGATGCCGCCATTTTTATGCATCCAACCACTTGGAAAGCGTCTGGACACGTTGATGCATTCAATGATCCACTAATAGATAATAAAGATTCTAAAAAACGGTATCGTGCCGATGTTTTAGTTGAAGACTATTGTGCTAAAATTGAGGCTAAGATTGACAAAGAGGTTGCAAAAGCAAAGAAACGTTTTGGAGATGCTTTCAATAAGGAAGAATTTGTTTCAACAAACGGGCGTGTTGTAGGCTACCAAGAGAAAATAAACACAACACTTTCTAGAATGGCAAAATCTTTGGAAAATGAAGATTTAGCTGATGTTAAAGCGCTTATTGAAGAGTTAGGAATTGCAGATCCGCTAACAGGAAGTAAAAACTGGACAGATGTTAAACAGTTTAATTTAATGTTTGGCACAAAACTAGGTGCTTCGGCAGATTCTGCGATGGATTTATATTTACGCCCAGAAACAGCACAAGGTATTTTCGTAAACTTTTTAAATGTTCAGAAAACAGGACGTATGAAGATTCCATTTGGAATTGCACAAACAGGAAAAGCCTTTAGAAATGAAATTGTAGCAAGGCAATTTATTTTTAGAATGCGCGAGTTTGAACAAATGGAGATGCAGTTTTTTATAAAGCCGGGAACACAAAAAGAATGGTATGAGCATTGGAAAGAAACCAGATTGAAGTGGCACTTGTCATTAGGAATGGGAGCAGATAATTATCGTTTTCATGACCATGAGAAATTAGCACACTATGCAGATGCTGCTTCCGATATTGAGTTTAAATTTCCATTTGGGTTTAAAGAATTAGAAGGGATTCATTCTCGTACAGATTTTGATCTGAAAGCACATGAAGAACACTCAGGAAAGAAATTACAGTATTTCGATCACGAAGATAATGCAAGCTACACACCATATGTTTTAGAAACGTCTATTGGTTTAGATAGAATGTTTTTAGCCGTATTTTCTAATTCGTTACAAGAAGAGGCATTAGAAAACGGAACGACACGTACGGTTTTAAAATTACCAAGTGTTTTAGCGCCAGTAAAAGCAGCTATTCTGCCATTGGTTAAAAAAGATGGCTTGCCCGATGTTGCTCGTAAAATTGTAGATGATTTAAAATGGGACTTCAATGTTATTTATGATGAAAAAGATGCTGTGGGAAGACGTTACAGAAGACAAGATGCCAACGGAACACCGTTTTGTATTACTGTAGATCATGATTCTTTAAAAGATAATACCGTTACTATTAGGCATAGAGACACTATGGAACAGCAACGTGTTAAAATTGAAGATTTAAGAGAGATCATTAAAAAAGAAGTAGATGTACGCTCTTGGTTAATGAAGATGTAA
- a CDS encoding transporter family protein, with product MKIKLLKNSIKILLLFICVSGFSQSPWTQEKGKFYTQLSYTTIPNYDTFFGDPDYTIAGKISDNTIQLYGEYGFSDNTTLIINLPLKLISINDFKNPLINCTGDCSEDFNESALGNLEIGIKYNFHKKDWVLSGQFSIEANTGSYDITSGIRTGYNAFTFTPLFLAGKSFEKTYVQSFIGANIRTNDYSSNFKVGGEFGYKITKHIWLIGFVDIVKSLKDGNIVLPIENTYTGLYVNNQDYGAYGFKGIGEITDKFGLTAGFGGAFFGNNVAKQAALNVGVYHKF from the coding sequence ATGAAAATAAAACTCTTAAAAAATAGTATCAAAATATTGCTCTTGTTTATTTGTGTTTCTGGATTTTCACAAAGCCCTTGGACACAAGAAAAAGGCAAATTTTATACGCAACTTTCATATACTACGATACCAAATTATGATACTTTTTTTGGCGACCCTGATTATACTATTGCTGGAAAAATTTCAGATAATACCATTCAACTTTATGGAGAGTATGGCTTTTCAGATAACACTACTTTGATTATAAACCTTCCTTTAAAGCTAATCTCAATTAATGATTTTAAAAACCCTCTAATTAATTGTACTGGAGATTGTTCTGAAGATTTTAATGAATCCGCACTAGGAAATCTGGAAATTGGTATTAAATATAATTTTCATAAAAAAGACTGGGTCCTTTCCGGACAATTTTCTATTGAAGCCAATACAGGCTCTTATGATATTACTTCTGGAATTAGAACGGGTTATAATGCATTTACATTCACGCCCCTTTTTTTAGCAGGAAAGAGTTTTGAGAAAACCTATGTTCAAAGTTTTATTGGCGCCAATATTAGAACCAATGATTACAGTTCTAACTTTAAAGTTGGTGGGGAATTTGGATACAAGATTACCAAACATATTTGGTTAATTGGTTTTGTAGATATTGTAAAATCTTTAAAAGACGGAAACATTGTGTTACCAATAGAAAACACTTATACTGGTTTATATGTAAACAACCAAGATTATGGTGCCTATGGTTTTAAAGGTATTGGAGAAATTACAGATAAATTTGGCCTAACAGCTGGTTTTGGTGGCGCTTTTTTTGGAAATAACGTCGCTAAACAAGCCGCTTTAAATGTTGGCGTTTATCATAAATTTTAG
- a CDS encoding ComF family protein, producing MVHSIVNLFFPKVCYACLNLLNDNEKTICIDCRHDLPVTNFHFDNDNTVSKVLYGRAKIENGTALFRFEKKGIVQQLIHGLKYKGYENIGLFLGDWLGGELKNIDSYKFIDVVIPVPLHKKKLKKRGYNQVAKFGQQIAESLRATYKDDTLLKVTNTKSQVDKKRLARWNNSDELFMLVNSESIENKHILLVDDIITTGATLEACIAVLNQAKNIKISIATMAIA from the coding sequence ATGGTTCATTCAATAGTCAATCTATTCTTCCCCAAGGTATGCTACGCCTGCCTTAATTTATTGAATGATAACGAAAAAACGATCTGTATCGATTGTCGTCATGATTTACCTGTTACAAATTTTCATTTTGATAATGATAACACTGTCTCAAAAGTACTTTATGGACGTGCTAAAATTGAAAATGGAACGGCTCTTTTTCGGTTTGAAAAAAAGGGGATTGTTCAACAACTCATCCACGGACTAAAATATAAAGGCTACGAAAATATTGGTTTGTTTCTTGGGGATTGGTTAGGAGGCGAATTAAAAAATATAGACTCCTATAAATTTATTGACGTCGTAATCCCTGTACCCCTTCATAAAAAGAAATTAAAAAAAAGAGGGTATAATCAGGTGGCAAAATTTGGTCAACAAATTGCTGAATCTTTAAGAGCAACTTACAAAGACGATACGCTTTTAAAGGTCACTAACACCAAATCGCAAGTCGATAAGAAACGCTTGGCACGTTGGAATAATAGCGATGAATTATTTATGCTTGTTAATTCTGAATCTATTGAGAATAAACATATTCTGTTAGTAGACGATATTATTACTACCGGAGCCACTTTAGAGGCTTGCATTGCAGTATTAAATCAAGCAAAAAACATAAAAATAAGTATCGCAACCATGGCAATAGCTTAA
- a CDS encoding Ig-like domain-containing protein: MNKTLSNFILIVFLSILFINCANRGTPEGGPKDETPPVILKSVPKNYSTNFSGNVIKVYFDEYIKIKDLQKQLIISPPMITQPEVTPLGSASKYITIKIHDTLQPNTTYAFNFGNSIADNNEGNPYPYYRYVFSTGDYIDSLSVSGTIVDALKTEPETFVSVALYEVDSTFSDSIIYKENPRYITNTLDSLTTFSIENIKEGKYMLIALKDGNGDNKFQQKTDQIAFLQDFIQVPTDSLYTLKLFSEDLDFKASRPRLISGEKIAFGYEGDYKGMGINILSETPPEFEYRITEDKETDSLNYWYKPRLEVDSLIFNVSHPTIQDEEFIVRISEQKRDSLVIDASPSGVIRKNEPFKISGSVPFSSMDPSKITLIDKDSTKIDFTTNFDTITNTYTFNFDKTEDNAYNMQILPEAFVDFFGDKNDTLSYSLKTKKASEYGYVRFTLVNAKYPVIIQLTDNKGEVEFEQFVENSNPVDFSNLSPKIYKIRVVHDANGNKKYDTGNYLKIKQPERISHFKDVEIRADWGISETLNFTSK; encoded by the coding sequence ATGAATAAAACCCTTTCAAATTTTATTTTAATCGTTTTTCTGAGTATACTTTTTATTAATTGTGCTAACCGAGGTACTCCTGAAGGTGGGCCAAAAGATGAGACACCCCCAGTTATTCTTAAATCCGTTCCAAAGAATTATTCGACTAATTTTAGTGGTAACGTAATAAAAGTATATTTTGATGAATATATCAAAATTAAGGACTTGCAAAAGCAGCTTATTATTTCGCCTCCTATGATCACCCAACCAGAAGTTACACCATTGGGTAGTGCCAGTAAATACATTACTATTAAAATTCACGATACGCTACAACCTAATACCACTTATGCTTTTAACTTTGGAAATAGTATTGCGGATAATAACGAAGGAAATCCATACCCTTATTACAGATATGTATTCTCAACCGGCGATTATATAGACTCTCTTAGTGTAAGCGGTACTATTGTAGATGCGTTAAAAACTGAACCGGAAACTTTTGTTTCTGTGGCTTTATACGAAGTTGATTCTACATTCAGCGATTCTATTATTTATAAAGAAAACCCGAGATATATTACTAATACATTAGATAGTCTTACAACATTTTCTATTGAAAACATTAAAGAAGGGAAGTATATGCTTATTGCCTTAAAAGATGGAAATGGCGATAATAAGTTTCAACAAAAAACAGATCAGATCGCATTTCTTCAAGACTTTATTCAAGTGCCTACTGATTCTCTTTATACTTTAAAATTATTTTCGGAAGATTTAGATTTTAAAGCTTCCAGACCTCGCTTAATATCTGGTGAAAAAATTGCCTTTGGCTATGAAGGTGATTATAAGGGAATGGGCATTAATATATTATCTGAAACACCTCCCGAATTTGAATATCGTATAACAGAAGACAAAGAAACTGATAGTCTTAACTACTGGTACAAACCTCGTCTTGAAGTTGACTCTCTAATTTTTAACGTATCACACCCTACTATTCAAGATGAAGAGTTTATTGTTAGAATTAGCGAACAAAAAAGAGACTCATTAGTCATTGATGCATCGCCATCTGGAGTCATTCGTAAAAATGAACCATTTAAAATTTCCGGTAGTGTTCCTTTTTCTAGTATGGATCCTTCTAAAATTACATTAATTGATAAAGATTCTACTAAAATAGATTTCACTACTAATTTTGATACCATTACAAATACGTATACTTTCAATTTTGATAAAACAGAAGATAATGCTTATAATATGCAAATACTTCCTGAAGCTTTTGTAGATTTTTTTGGTGATAAAAATGATACGTTAAGTTATTCCCTTAAAACAAAGAAGGCTTCTGAATATGGTTATGTACGCTTCACACTAGTAAATGCTAAATATCCTGTTATCATACAATTAACTGATAATAAAGGCGAGGTGGAATTTGAGCAATTCGTTGAGAACTCTAACCCTGTTGATTTCTCAAATTTAAGCCCTAAAATTTATAAAATTCGTGTTGTACATGATGCCAATGGGAACAAAAAGTATGACACCGGAAATTATCTTAAAATAAAACAACCAGAACGCATTAGCCATTTTAAAGATGTAGAAATTAGAGCAGATTGGGGAATCTCTGAAACGCTTAATTTTACTTCAAAGTAA
- a CDS encoding amidohydrolase, which produces MKETLKIALIQSDLVWENPKQNLENFSKKIDAISEAVDLIVLPEMFTTGFTMNAKDVAEPMNGETVSWMQSMASKFNTAIVGSFVVLEENNYHNRLLFVESSGAIQYYDKRHTFTLVGENKIYTAGVEKRIVNYKGWKICPLICYDLRFPVWSRNTEDYDVLLYVANWPKPRISAWDALLKARAIENMSYCIGVNRVGVDGVNCEYSGHSAAYDVLGNIMTSITPSKEETQITILEKRHVEAYRNKLKFLDDKDLFTLK; this is translated from the coding sequence ATGAAAGAAACCCTTAAAATAGCATTAATTCAGTCTGATTTAGTTTGGGAAAACCCTAAACAGAATCTTGAGAATTTTTCTAAAAAAATAGATGCGATTTCTGAAGCCGTAGATTTAATTGTACTTCCGGAAATGTTTACAACAGGTTTTACCATGAATGCAAAAGATGTTGCAGAACCTATGAATGGGGAAACAGTTTCATGGATGCAGTCTATGGCATCAAAATTTAATACCGCTATTGTTGGTAGTTTTGTTGTTTTGGAAGAAAACAACTATCATAACCGATTGCTTTTTGTGGAGTCATCAGGAGCTATTCAATATTACGATAAACGACATACGTTTACATTGGTTGGTGAAAATAAAATTTATACAGCAGGTGTTGAAAAGCGAATTGTTAATTATAAAGGGTGGAAAATATGTCCATTAATTTGTTATGATTTGCGTTTTCCGGTCTGGTCAAGAAATACTGAAGATTATGATGTATTGCTATATGTTGCCAATTGGCCAAAACCAAGAATATCCGCATGGGATGCTTTATTAAAAGCACGTGCTATTGAGAATATGAGTTATTGCATTGGTGTAAACCGTGTTGGTGTAGATGGCGTTAATTGTGAATATTCGGGACATTCCGCTGCATATGATGTTTTAGGAAATATAATGACATCAATAACGCCAAGTAAAGAAGAAACCCAGATCACCATTTTAGAAAAAAGACATGTAGAAGCTTACAGAAATAAACTTAAATTTTTAGATGATAAAGACCTGTTTACTTTGAAGTAA
- a CDS encoding methionine aminotransferase, translating into MQHPSKLPNIETTIFSTMSKLSNKHNAINLSQGFPNFESDQKLTDLVSKAMNSGYNHYAPMAGNLELREAISKKITLLYNTSYHPENEIIVTAGATQAIFTIITTFINPNDEVIIFRPAYDSYEPAITLNGGKTVSVQLEAPDFKVDWNDVKAKVNGKTKMIIINTPHNPSGTVFSKEDMSQLEEITRNTNIIVLSDEVYEHMIFDEEKHQSACLFPGLKSRSFVVASFCKTFHNTGWRIGYCCAPKELMEEFMKVHQFNVFCVHHPTQKGIADYMQDPNRYLGLSAFYQEKRNLFLNLIKDSRFKFTPSKGTYFQVLDYSEITKEYDVDFAKRLTIESGIASIPLSVFNSNNLDNKVLRFCFAKTDDTLRKAAEILNSI; encoded by the coding sequence ATGCAACACCCATCTAAGCTTCCTAATATAGAAACTACTATTTTTTCAACTATGAGTAAGTTGTCTAATAAACACAATGCCATTAACTTATCTCAAGGGTTTCCGAATTTTGAAAGCGACCAGAAGTTAACAGATTTGGTTAGTAAAGCGATGAATTCTGGTTACAACCATTATGCGCCTATGGCAGGGAACTTAGAATTGAGAGAAGCTATCTCCAAAAAAATAACCTTATTATATAACACAAGTTACCATCCGGAAAATGAAATAATAGTAACCGCTGGTGCCACCCAAGCTATTTTTACCATCATAACAACATTTATCAACCCAAATGATGAGGTTATAATTTTTAGACCAGCTTACGATAGTTACGAACCTGCCATAACACTTAATGGAGGAAAAACAGTTTCAGTCCAACTAGAAGCACCTGATTTTAAAGTGGATTGGAATGATGTAAAAGCAAAGGTAAATGGTAAAACGAAGATGATTATTATTAATACACCTCACAACCCTTCTGGTACTGTATTTTCAAAAGAAGATATGTCACAATTGGAAGAGATTACTAGAAACACAAATATTATTGTATTGAGTGATGAGGTTTATGAACATATGATTTTTGATGAAGAAAAACATCAAAGTGCATGTTTATTTCCCGGTTTAAAATCACGAAGTTTTGTAGTTGCCTCTTTTTGTAAAACATTCCACAATACAGGGTGGAGAATAGGCTATTGTTGTGCACCAAAAGAACTCATGGAGGAGTTTATGAAAGTGCATCAATTTAATGTCTTTTGCGTTCATCATCCAACACAAAAAGGGATAGCAGATTATATGCAAGACCCTAACCGCTACTTAGGTTTGTCTGCTTTTTATCAAGAGAAAAGAAATTTGTTTTTAAATCTTATTAAAGATTCCAGATTTAAATTTACACCATCAAAAGGGACTTATTTTCAGGTACTTGATTATTCAGAAATCACAAAAGAATATGATGTTGATTTTGCAAAGCGATTAACAATTGAATCTGGAATTGCTTCAATTCCACTATCCGTTTTTAATAGCAATAATTTAGATAATAAAGTACTTCGATTTTGTTTTGCAAAGACCGACGATACTTTAAGAAAAGCAGCAGAGATATTAAATAGTATTTAA
- a CDS encoding GNAT family N-acetyltransferase, with translation MKFRKAIKEDVPIILEMIADDKLGKQREVFQKPLASEYFQAFDIIDSDENQELIVLEDENSEIIGTLQLTFIQYLTYRGGIRAQIEAVRIKKDKRGLGIGKKMFEWAINRAKERKAHLLQLTTDKRRPKAIKFYSDLGFVQSHEGMKMHL, from the coding sequence ATGAAGTTTAGAAAAGCTATTAAAGAAGATGTTCCAATTATTCTAGAAATGATTGCAGATGATAAACTTGGAAAGCAAAGAGAAGTTTTTCAAAAACCTTTAGCTTCCGAGTACTTCCAGGCATTTGATATAATCGACTCAGATGAAAACCAGGAGTTAATTGTTCTAGAGGATGAAAACTCTGAAATTATAGGAACGTTGCAACTCACATTTATTCAATACCTTACGTATCGGGGTGGTATTAGAGCCCAAATAGAAGCCGTTAGAATTAAAAAAGACAAAAGAGGATTGGGCATTGGGAAAAAAATGTTTGAATGGGCAATAAACAGGGCAAAAGAACGAAAAGCACATTTATTACAATTAACCACCGATAAAAGAAGACCAAAAGCAATTAAGTTTTATAGTGATTTAGGATTTGTTCAATCCCATGAAGGCATGAAGATGCATTTATAA
- a CDS encoding LytR/AlgR family response regulator transcription factor encodes MNCIIIEDEIPAQKILKNFIGKIPGLNLVETFKAAIEANSFLNANEMDVVFLDINLPDMSGLDFIKTVKNPPAIIMTTAYPEYALSSFELPTIVDYLVKPFSFDRFLKAINKAKDRIEVPESPSEENNDETIFLNVDKTLHKLVLSTILYIESDRNYITIVTETQKLSYIDSLKNWTEKLSEAQFIQVHKSYIINSKFVDKISGNSIFVKANKIPIGRTYKQELLKALGV; translated from the coding sequence ATGAATTGTATTATTATAGAAGATGAAATTCCGGCTCAAAAAATCTTAAAGAATTTTATAGGTAAAATACCTGGCCTTAATTTAGTTGAGACTTTTAAAGCGGCGATTGAAGCCAATTCATTTTTGAATGCGAATGAAATGGATGTTGTTTTTTTAGATATTAATTTACCAGATATGTCTGGATTGGATTTTATAAAAACAGTTAAAAATCCGCCGGCAATTATAATGACTACAGCGTATCCAGAGTATGCATTAAGCAGTTTTGAATTACCAACTATTGTTGATTATTTGGTAAAACCCTTTTCTTTCGATCGATTTTTAAAAGCCATTAATAAAGCAAAGGATAGAATAGAGGTGCCAGAAAGCCCATCAGAAGAAAATAATGATGAGACCATTTTTTTAAATGTGGACAAGACGCTACATAAACTTGTTTTAAGCACTATTTTATATATTGAATCAGATAGAAATTACATAACCATAGTGACCGAAACGCAAAAGTTATCCTATATAGACTCGTTAAAAAACTGGACTGAAAAACTTTCCGAAGCGCAATTTATTCAAGTCCATAAATCGTATATTATAAATAGTAAATTTGTAGATAAGATTTCTGGAAACAGTATTTTTGTAAAAGCCAATAAAATACCTATTGGAAGAACCTACAAACAAGAATTGCTGAAAGCATTAGGCGTGTGA
- a CDS encoding sensor histidine kinase: MTFVKKHSSQILVHILFWMLFVFVSLFLFSDFYWKENPFLQYLTLLVIIVYGNNFLLLPFFVKKKMYLLYTLVFAAISFLATQLYCYSFAKCGCTIIKCLSDYLWQSLVPLIFFSFIWILYRFIDKENEIEAIKKEHVEMELKFLKSQINPHVLFNNLNTIYSYSLEKPTEVPDMILMLSDNLKHVLYESNSKTISLEKEIRFIDNYMKFQMLRTEGTKQVNYKKSIDSYRYQIAPLLIITIIENAFKHSVLNSEISIFIGVENGILECICENDYDKEKGNTTDFRIGLQNLEKRLELIYKDAYEFRIDKGESFKVYLKLDFK; this comes from the coding sequence ATGACTTTTGTAAAAAAACATAGCTCGCAAATTTTAGTTCACATTCTGTTTTGGATGTTGTTTGTATTTGTGTCCTTGTTTTTGTTTTCAGATTTTTATTGGAAAGAAAATCCCTTTCTTCAATACCTCACGCTTTTAGTTATCATCGTTTACGGAAACAATTTTTTACTGCTGCCCTTTTTTGTTAAGAAGAAAATGTACCTGCTTTATACACTTGTATTTGCTGCCATTTCGTTTTTAGCAACACAATTATATTGCTATTCGTTTGCTAAGTGTGGATGTACCATTATTAAATGTTTGAGCGATTATTTATGGCAATCACTAGTGCCACTAATTTTCTTTTCTTTTATATGGATTCTATATCGTTTTATTGATAAAGAAAATGAAATTGAAGCCATTAAAAAAGAACATGTCGAAATGGAGCTGAAATTTTTGAAATCACAGATAAATCCACATGTGCTGTTTAATAATTTGAATACGATTTATTCGTATTCATTAGAAAAACCGACCGAAGTTCCAGATATGATTTTAATGCTGTCTGATAACCTTAAACACGTGTTATACGAAAGCAATTCCAAAACAATTTCTTTAGAAAAAGAGATTAGATTTATAGATAATTATATGAAGTTCCAAATGTTAAGGACAGAAGGAACAAAGCAGGTTAATTATAAAAAAAGTATAGATTCTTATAGGTATCAAATAGCACCATTGCTTATAATAACTATTATAGAAAACGCCTTTAAGCATAGTGTGTTGAATAGTGAAATTTCTATTTTTATAGGAGTTGAAAACGGAATTTTAGAATGTATTTGTGAAAATGATTATGATAAAGAAAAAGGAAATACAACCGATTTTAGGATTGGTTTGCAAAACCTAGAGAAGAGGCTAGAGCTTATTTATAAAGATGCTTATGAATTTAGAATAGATAAAGGTGAAAGTTTTAAAGTGTATTTAAAACTTGATTTCAAATGA
- a CDS encoding MutS-related protein: MNSPISYYKEHSEKYKSEAQRLFKKMTALSMLRLSVFLITGFGIYFAFQYWQVAIVIAVIGIAIFVYLLSKYTDIKTQRNFNKALVEINEEEIEIASGNFHERDKGLQFQDPNHFYSLDIDLFGRGSFFQFINRTTINEGTQKLADALKANNVDAIKSRQEAIKELSSKPKWRQHYSATSSLVEVETPAKSIINWLRGYQSFLPKVMRWLPVTFAMSSIVIFGLTISNIISPDLIGYWLFLGLGITGVYVKKTNVLASNTDRVKDTFRQYTLLLDLIENETFTSKLLQQKQQQIQLDTEKASHIFKKLSKSLDALDNRNNIIGAIFGNGLFLTDVNNSYSIEKWIEQYKTKVADWFEVVSFFDAYNSLGNFAFNKPDFIYPEILEKGVVINANSLGHPLLDKNKRVDSDLTIGNEQFFIVTGANMAGKSTFLRTVSLHIVMANVGLPICAKTSKYSPVKLITSMRTTDSLTDDSSYFFSELTRLKYIVDAIEKEPYFIVLDEILKGTNSTDKAIGSRKFVEKLVASNATGIIATHDLSLCEIEQELEDVKNYYFDAEIINDELHFDYKLKTGICQNMNASFLLKKMNIV, translated from the coding sequence ATGAATAGCCCGATATCATACTATAAAGAACATTCAGAAAAGTATAAATCTGAAGCCCAAAGATTGTTCAAAAAAATGACAGCTTTAAGTATGTTGAGGCTATCTGTATTTTTAATAACAGGTTTTGGAATTTATTTTGCATTTCAATATTGGCAAGTAGCAATTGTTATAGCTGTAATTGGCATTGCTATATTTGTTTATTTATTATCAAAGTATACCGATATAAAAACACAAAGAAATTTCAATAAGGCCTTAGTTGAAATTAATGAAGAAGAAATTGAAATAGCCTCTGGCAATTTTCACGAGCGGGATAAAGGCTTGCAATTTCAAGACCCCAATCATTTTTATAGTTTAGATATTGACTTATTTGGGCGTGGTTCATTTTTTCAATTTATAAATAGAACAACCATTAATGAAGGTACTCAAAAGTTGGCAGATGCTTTAAAAGCAAATAATGTCGATGCTATTAAATCACGCCAAGAAGCAATTAAAGAGTTAAGTTCTAAACCAAAATGGAGGCAACATTATTCGGCGACATCAAGTTTAGTCGAAGTTGAGACACCTGCTAAAAGTATTATAAACTGGTTAAGAGGGTATCAATCATTTTTGCCAAAAGTAATGCGATGGTTGCCAGTAACCTTTGCTATGTCTTCAATAGTAATATTCGGTTTAACAATTTCAAATATTATAAGTCCAGATCTTATTGGATATTGGTTGTTTTTAGGACTCGGTATTACAGGTGTGTATGTTAAAAAAACAAATGTTTTAGCATCAAATACAGATAGAGTTAAGGATACGTTTCGCCAATACACGCTATTATTGGATTTAATAGAAAATGAAACATTTACTTCGAAACTATTACAACAGAAGCAACAGCAAATACAATTGGATACAGAAAAGGCCTCTCATATTTTTAAAAAACTTTCAAAATCATTAGACGCTTTAGATAACAGAAATAATATCATAGGAGCTATTTTTGGCAACGGATTGTTTTTAACAGACGTAAATAATAGTTATAGTATTGAGAAATGGATTGAACAATATAAAACTAAAGTTGCCGATTGGTTTGAAGTCGTATCTTTTTTCGACGCTTATAATTCACTAGGGAATTTTGCCTTTAATAAACCAGATTTTATATATCCTGAGATACTAGAAAAAGGAGTCGTTATTAATGCTAATAGCTTAGGGCATCCTTTACTAGATAAAAACAAACGAGTAGACAGTGATTTAACAATAGGCAATGAGCAGTTTTTTATTGTAACAGGAGCAAATATGGCAGGCAAGAGTACCTTTTTACGAACCGTATCTTTGCACATTGTAATGGCTAATGTTGGACTTCCAATTTGTGCAAAAACAAGTAAATATTCGCCTGTTAAATTAATTACCAGCATGCGAACTACAGATTCTTTAACAGATGATAGTTCGTATTTCTTTTCAGAGTTAACACGCCTAAAATATATTGTTGATGCGATTGAAAAAGAACCCTATTTTATTGTTTTAGATGAAATTTTAAAAGGAACGAATAGTACAGATAAGGCTATAGGTTCCAGAAAGTTTGTTGAAAAACTAGTAGCTTCAAACGCTACAGGAATTATTGCCACACACGATTTAAGCTTATGTGAAATTGAGCAAGAATTAGAAGATGTAAAAAACTATTATTTTGATGCCGAAATTATCAATGACGAGCTTCATTTTGATTATAAATTAAAAACAGGCATTTGCCAAAATATGAATGCTTCTTTTCTTTTAAAGAAAATGAATATTGTTTAA